The following DNA comes from Papaver somniferum cultivar HN1 unplaced genomic scaffold, ASM357369v1 unplaced-scaffold_128, whole genome shotgun sequence.
ATGCAGTGTCTATGCGTATTACGAGTACACCAGGAGTCGGAAGAAACATTTTATACTGATTCATGCTGCCGAAAATATCACTTCGAGGGAGTCTTCCAAGTACTTCGATGCCAGGTCGAATTGCAGTTAGTATGATCTTCAGGATTGATATAATCAGCTGCAAAAATATTGTAAATTATTGAAGACAAATTACTCCATGGTGGTGTAAAGTTAGTCTAGTTACTTCAAGTTTAACTTTGTGAAAGTCCCTATTACAAACTTGGTCAACGGATGGATTGACTTTGTTCAAAAGGTGTAGGACCAGAAACATTTTTAGCATGGTAGTGGTCAAGCCACTAGCACTGAGAGGTCTTATTTTAGGGGGTTTTTAAGAAAATTAGAAAAGGTATTCTATATATATTTCCCTCAATTATGTCTTCTTCTGCATATGATGATGCTACATTTTTTCCACTATTTTTCTATGTGAAACGATATAAACCCTTGAAACTGATGCCTTTAGCATCCCAAAAGGAGGGGAGGTAGTACAAGCTAAAAGGGTTATTCTAATTATGGCATAGATATGCCTGCACATAGGGTCTAATTGCGACCTTTTTTTTGCTCAGTTATAATGATTGGCCTGGTtacctccttttttttttgttacataCCTCTTGcaacaaaatttttcttttttcattttattgATGGATTCTCATGAAATCcttaaaaagaaatcacaagaaGATACGACTCCAATAATAAGTTCAGTTGATTCAAGTACGTACCGCAGCAAGAAGACCGATTTCCACAGAACAGAAAATGACTCCAAAAAATGCTCCAATGCAAGCAAGAAAGTCGAATTTGTCAATCTTCCAAATGTCGTAAGCTTCATGAACATCGATAAGCCCTGGCAAAGCTGATAATATTACGGATGCCAATATCGCAATTGGAGTGAAATATAACAACCTAGTGAGACACTCCAATGCTATAATAACAGTTACAGCCATGACGATATTTGATACAACTGTTTCACATCCCGCACTAAAGTTCACAGCCGTCCTCGAGAACGAACCTACAGAACGACAATGATTATCCATCAATAAAAATTACTAGCCTGAAATGAAAAGAACAAATTACTACAATTTACAAATCCTACCCGTTGCTAGATAGCATGAAGTACAGGACCCTGCGATGTTCATGAAGCCCATGGCAACCATTTCTTTATTTCCATCAAGGTGGTATCCCTTTACTGACGCGAAAGATCTACCTACTGCAACTGCTTCCTGTAATGCCATATTAAGGTCAAATCAGGTGTCGGGTCATTTGCTTGTATATTTTTCTTAAACAATTTATAAATTTCATTATCAGCAATAAAAACGTCCAATATTCCaaatagttaaaaaaaaaaaaaaaaaaacgacaacTAGAAGTcttaagttttgattttgttgattgaaagggagtttttttttgttaagcTTGAATGGTAGCTACAACTTGATAATCTTAAGTTTTGGATACTTACAGCTAGAGCAACAACTGCTGCAATTAATCCAATTTTAGCAGCATCTCCAACATTTGAGCCATTAAAACTTAATTGCTGAATTGAAATTGGATTGATTCCTCTTTTGATGTGTTTAACAATTTTAATTCCATGTTTATCCCCTTTTGTTATGTAAACAATTAGAGTGGATAATATAACTGATACCAGAGGAGCAATTGCTGGCAACCAGaatagcttcttcttctttttacactgcaaaatagaaaaataagtgGTTAATTGTTAAATAAATATTTCACGAAGTAATAAtttaaaaagtaaataaattacGCATTTCATATACTCACCAAGAATCTGGTAGACAAGAGGAAAATCAGAAATGAACACCCAAGCACAAAATTGTAAGGATTCCACTGCGAAATGCAtaaatcaaaattataaaatttggatttaaaataaaaatatgcgaacaataaaaagcttgatatatttttgccttaatgttaaaataaatttGAGTCCTTACACTGTGGTGTACTGATTTCCAAATAGCTCCGACAACGGACACAACGTCGGTTTTGTTTGTAAAATTTGAAAGCCCAAGTAGTCCTTTCAGCTGTTGCAATCCGATAACAATCGCGGCACCACCCATGAATCCCACAATTGCAGCATGAGATAAAAAATTCACAAGGAAACCCAACCTGCATTTTGGAAAAGAAAATAGTCAATACATATATCTTGGCGAACTGTCCCATTCTTAACTTCATTAAGGTTCAAGTTTGTACATGCACCTGAGTAATCCAAATGCAGCTTGAAAAACTCCAGCAAAGAATGTTACAGTGAAAACAAGGTTTCTATAACCGATGGGATCAACGGAGGGATCGCTAATTTTCTGAATCATTGCTGATAAAAGAAGCGAAACAACGGCTACTGGCCCGATCGCTATCTCTCTTGAACTGCCCATTGCCGCATAAATCAATGGCGGAACAACATTGGTATCTAAAAATCATATTAGAAATCCTTAGATTACATACGTAAAAGTATGTATAGAATATGACTAAATTCTGTTCAAAAGATCGACTCACAAAGTCCATATTGAGGATCAAGCTTCGCTAAATTAGCGTATCCGATACTCTGCATATATACAAAGATAGTTGTGAAACGTATAGAAATCATTTACTGCTGAATGGGGTAATTTACCTGTGAATCATATGTATAGATTACCTGCGGGATGCTCAAACTTGCTAGAGTTAAGCCAGCGAAGAAATCACTTTTAAATTTCGAAGCAGTATATTTTCGACCCCATCGAAGAATTGGAAATATCCCCTGTAAGATCGAAAAAATGCGCTTCGGGTTGCTTTTGGCTTTTGTCTTGGCATTATTTGATGAAGGATACGTTTTCATTCCACAATGAAAAACGGTCTCTTTGATCGAACTAACTAGCTCGTGTATCAGACCTGGTGGCTCGGGGGAATCAAGTATCCATCGAGCCCTCTCGGCTCGATTTTGAACATCAACGTCCAGCTGATGATCATCCATGGGGATGATTCTTTCGTTGAACGAAGTATTATCAGCCATAGTGTTTTTGAAGAGTTTGGAGGAACCAAAATGGGAACTGGTCCTAGTTATATGATGATATAAGTGGTGAATCTGGTGATCATAGTTTTTAGGAAACAAAGGAGCTGCAATTTCTTACGCATGGAGGATCTTGTTTATATATAAGGAGTTTTGCCTAGTTAGCTAGAGGAGCCTAGCTAGCTAAGCGAGAAAGCGAGGGCGAGAGGGAGTGTCAAAAGGAGAGGGAAGGAGAAGAGGATCGAGAAGAGTAGAGAAAAATATGCACAATTGGTGGTGCAGAATTTGAGATGGAGTGAAAGCAACTAAGAGAAAGAGAGTGAAAAGAAAGTTCTTGCAGAAACGAATGACAAGTACTCAGGACTGACAATGAGAAAATCAAGTCCGAACACATTGACTCAGGTCAAATTCAAAGGAAAGGTTCTCGAACAAAAACTAACCTTTCCAAGATATTTGAGTTTCTCGATACGGATTATCAACCCCATTTCCAAACCACAAATGCTTTAGCTAAAGAACAACCAGGTTTTTCATACTGCTTCAATCCAAATAGGGTGCGGGTGGACACCTATAAGACCAGATCATCAAAGAGGGACTCGAAAGGATAATGGACACGCCAACACAGATCCATGATTTGTTCTGATCATCTGCTTAAGATGGTGTTTTAGGTAATACCGGATATTCATTTCATTTATCGACAGCCCTACCCGCAAGTCATACCTACCGATTAACACCGACTCATCTTTTTCCCCATTGCATATGCTGAGCTATTTGGCATATTATTTCTTTTAAGCGGGCATGCAACTTATGATTCTTGATAGCAACCAACCAAGACTtggagaaaagagaagaagaaataagaaatgaaaCCAAAGTTCAGTAGTCCAAATCCAATTAAAATGGAACAGTTATAAAGAGcgattatattaataatactgtATTAATTAGACAAAAATGTTTAGATTACAACATTTAAGTCGAATCAATCTGAATATAAGGAACGTCTATGGAGTTTCCAATCTGGTGACCAAAGAACAGTGTCTCAAGACTTCTGAAAATTATTGCTCTTATATTAGTTGGTTTTGATTCGAATTACAATTGTCAAAGCCAATAACTGCTGATACTACTTTTTCCCATTGAAAAAACCCTTAGGTTCAATGAATCTGGACAGAATTTGGGTGATAAAAATCTTGAAAAAGGAGAACCATTAAGAGTGGAGGTAACACTTTTTCTCTATTTATTGCTTCAGTTTTTTGTTTGTTATGACATGTTTTCCTTAGTTTTGTA
Coding sequences within:
- the LOC113332058 gene encoding low affinity sulfate transporter 3-like; this translates as MADNTSFNERIIPMDDHQLDVDVQNRAERARWILDSPEPPGLIHELVSSIKETVFHCGMKTYPSSNNAKTKAKSNPKRIFSILQGIFPILRWGRKYTASKFKSDFFAGLTLASLSIPQSIGYANLAKLDPQYGLYTNVVPPLIYAAMGSSREIAIGPVAVVSLLLSAMIQKISDPSVDPIGYRNLVFTVTFFAGVFQAAFGLLRLGFLVNFLSHAAIVGFMGGAAIVIGLQQLKGLLGLSNFTNKTDVVSVVGAIWKSVHHSWNPYNFVLGCSFLIFLLSTRFLCKKKKKLFWLPAIAPLVSVILSTLIVYITKGDKHGIKIVKHIKRGINPISIQQLSFNGSNVGDAAKIGLIAAVVALAEAVAVGRSFASVKGYHLDGNKEMVAMGFMNIAGSCTSCYLATGSFSRTAVNFSAGCETVVSNIVMAVTVIIALECLTRLLYFTPIAILASVILSALPGLIDVHEAYDIWKIDKFDFLACIGAFFGVIFCSVEIGLLAALIISILKIILTAIRPGIEVLGRLPRSDIFGSMNQYKMFLPTPGVLVIRIDTALLCFANANFVKERIMKWILDEEEEEEEEEEASRTKEEKKIRALILDMSNLLNIDTSGIIALEELKKKLSSFGIKVALANPSWQVINKLKLAKFVDKTEEESVFLTVGEAVNACLESKTATVNTC